gttctcaatcatacaaggacattttaaaaaacagaaacaaaaaacaaaaaaacagggcttCAGTGTTATACTAGGTTGGGTACCTCTGAAACTTTTTGAATGTGTCTTAGGTACAGGAATTTTTTAAGTGATGTCACAGTGTTGGGTTCTACCAATTAGACAACTTAGCTAATTGTTCTTTGGTTAGTGAAGTTCTGAGGCAATCATTAAGACCCAGCTTGGGtagatccatttttttttgttttgtttttagactttttttttttttgattttcaagacatggtttctctgggtagctctggAGCCTTGACATGGTCTTATATGTATAGACTAAGCTGACCCTGGACTCCTGcttctcctgcctttacctccaagTACTGGGGTTCAGGcttgggatacacacacacacacacacacacacacacacacacacacacacacacacacacattcattccaCTATTAAGCAATTTTCAGTGACTGGATGTGCTCTCTGGGTGTTCTGGAGGGGCTGGCTCTAGCCAGTTGTCTTTGTACCCATCTGGTCATAGCTGACCTTCCAGTTGCTGAGTCAAGAGTCAGTTCATCCAGATGTCTCCAGTGGAGTTATTTAAGGCATGAAATATTTGGTAAGCTATGCCAAGGCTGTGTTAGTCATGCTCAGAAGTCTCCTAGCCTGGAGCTTACTGAAAGTTAACATTTCTATGGCCCATCCAGGGCAACTTTGTTTCCAGGTCTATTTAGGAGTCAGGGCTTCAGTTTTTGAAATGAAAAGGCTCTCAAGATGGGATAATGAGATTGTTCAAAATATGTGATTGCATTTTATACAAAGAAAGTGGATGCATTTAATACAAAACAATGTGAGtgcatttaataaagaaaatgtgattgcATTTAATGCCATTGAAATGTACACTTGAAAGTGGTAGAGTTTATGAAACGTATATCTTATGGGcatgaaaacattttaacacaTTCAGTAGCTTTTCTAGCAAACTCATGGGTGAAGCTGCTGGTGCTGGCTCAGAGGTCATATACACTGTGTGGCAGGCCCTGACAGTATCAAACCTCCACCACCAGACTCAGATTGAGCTTCAGAATGTATGTAAGGTGATCCACATGGTTGGTCTCTGGATCTTCATAGCAACAGTTCACAGCACCACACCAGGTCTAGGTCAAATGCCAGTCTCACTCACCTGCATTTAGTTCCTTGCTGCTGTCGCCAGTGCTTTGCATGAAAGCCTGGCCATGTCTCTATTTAGGTAAATGGAATGCTATTTGAGGCTCTTTTGCACTCAGTTGCTTCAGTTCTTAGGTTAATCTCCCTGCCAATGCTTCCCACACCAACTTAGTGCTTCCCTGCCATGTGTGTTTATGATCTAGCTAATGACAGGCCCTTCTGGACTTCAGTCAGGAGCTCTGCTTCACTCAGTGGATAGTGTTTCCTTTTGGGACAGGTGGttcctattttaatttatttcctcttcctttgctttttttttggtggggggggggagggtgtcactatgtagccttggctatcctggaattctgtATGTAGACAATACTGACCTCAAGCTGCTTGCTTCTTCCTCCAgactgctgggtttaaaggtatgtgTGGCTTGTGTTTGCCATCTTTAATGACAGGGAATATTGGAAACTGTTGAGGTGCTGTGTTGGAACACCAGCCTCCTTTGGTTGTCATTGCTACCTATCAGCAAATGCAAGCAGCTGGGAGGTCCCAGCCTTACTGCATGTGAGCTGCACAGTcatgggattaaagctgtgtgccaccaaaaCCTGGCTGGGGAGAAATCTTAAagagttttttgagagagaaCCTTTGGGAAGAACATTTTTTGATAATAAAGAGCCATGAGAAACATGGCACGTGTATGAATTGATTCCTTCACCCTCAGATCTTAATAGTCTGCCTCCACCTGCCTGCTGTTAAGTCTCCTGACTGAACCCTCATGAAatctctcaaaacaaaccaaataaaatgtgtgtggaGACACTTAACAGAGTGTAATCCAAAGGTGTGGATAGCAAAGTGATCAAAACACATTCTGACAGGACATGAAAAGGACTTAACAGTCAACCAAAAAACACAATTACAGTGCAGATCAGTAAAGAAGACTAGAACGTAGGACACTACTGTCCTGTTTTTGTCACTATCCTAATCACATCTATGGTATTATGTGCCATCCCAAAGTTTTCAGTGGGGAAATGTTGAGAAGACTCCAACCACAATGAGAATGACTCACTGCAGGAACAACGGGGAGTTTTAGCTGGGAGGTGACTTTAACAGAAGGATCACTGAGGACATGTGAAGACCAGGTTTACTCAGTATAAACTGAGAGTTTGACTTGTATCATCCTTTTAATTTCCTATCAAAATCACCTTTATAGCTGGCTGTCGTGACTCAGTCCTGGAATCCCaagactcgggaggcagaggcaggaacatctgTGAgcatttgaggccagtttggatTTCATAGTGAGATACAGGCAAGTGAAAGCTACaaataagactctgtctcaaaaatgatttattaaaaaaCATGCTTAATAGAAATATCCTTTATGATGGGAAAGCTACCCTTATGGCTTTTTCACTGGGAGTGAATGCCCTATACTTAGATGTATTCTGACATATTAATATGGTGGCATGTGGCTGAGGGGTTTGGGGTTCTGGCTTAGGTTTTGCATCTTTCCACAAGTCTGCAGCAAAGTATAGATTCCCCTGCATTTTGGAAAGCTTCCTGGCATGGTGAAGTCAGTGGCATATAAGGCCTATCCAGGTTGAAACCTGAAAGAAACACGTGTCTCCTACACTGACTCCATTCTCTTTGCCATCTAGGCATGGCCTCATTTCCACCAGTTGTAAAGACAGAGCCTGAAAAACTTCCCAGGGAAGTTTCCAATCCCTTATGAATGGCATGTAGTGACCCTCCatcccagagggacagagggactaGTAGACTCTGACCATCATTCACAATTGATGATCCAAGGCTGTTGCTTCTGTTCTCCTCCTGAAACATCGACTCTgtggagagatggagaaggagtcAAATTACCAGTGTTAGCTTTTTTGCTTCATATTTCTGTGGACCAATATGGAGAGACTTAGAACCTTCACTCCCAAGTGAGAAAATTTTACAATCATAGCCCCGTGGGTTTGTAAGTTTATATCACAATAAAAGAGTCAGGATGTCCTCTCCGTTTGCTAGGAACACCTCCAAGTGGTCTTCACAAGGCCTTAGATGCAAGGGCAGAATCCCTGGTTCAGCCACCACCATCCTGCAGCAGAAGCTGTAGGTGGCCCTCCCCATACTGTTatttccacttttcttttcttatggaACCCTGATTCCTAGCTCCATGCTGAttacacccccccaaaaaaaaagatgtcctagttgcttttgttattttcccAATTCCCCCTGGCTGTCTCCCCTTGGCTGTCTCCCCTTGGCTGTCTCCCCCTGGCTGTCTCCCCCTGACTGGCACCAGCTACACCTGCTCTACCCCtacagcaccacccacagtgtctgggccctcccacatcatttAGTAAACAAGAAAACATCCCACAGACCAATCTAATGGAGGTAATTCTcagttgagagtccctcttctcATGTATGtgtaggtttgtgtcaagttgacaaaaactaccCAGCACAATTTCATAACAAACAGTGTGATATCAACATTTTATTGCAGCATCATGATGGTGGCTCAGGAGCTGTAAGCTGGTCATGTGATCTGGCTATGGCATAGACTGCATGGGGTAGAAAGTTCTTCTGGGCTGTGAGGAACTGTACTATCTCGAATCTCCCCGCCTATGGGGCGTAAGAGGAGCTGGAAAACCACTAGTCAGAGAAAGGCCAGTTTCTGTTGTGGGTGGAAATGATGGGACCATGGTAGTTGTTCTGTTCATTCGTGGTTTCttctgacaaaacaaaaaccaagacaaaaatcCGCTTATAagaaattaatatattaaaaatcacaTAGCTATTTTGTGTAATAATGTGTTTAAGTGATAGATATAGGGTGAGAAGGATTTCTAAACAAGAccttattattttacatttcgtTCCCTTCTTACCAACTTCTACTTCTTCACAAGTGTATGGTACTCAAATGTAAATGCTGTATTTCTCTGTGCATGTATGCTGTCAGAAGAGgcttctctatcactctctgcctctctctgggaACCCAGAGTTTGCATTCTCATGTGTAGTCTGGAACCTAGCAAGAGATCATCCTGTCACCATCCATCTCAGAGCTGAGGCTGCAGGTCTGTGGGGACACCCTTTGTGTTATGTAGCTGCTGGGGTCCCCATGATTATGGTCAGAAGAACAAGACACCTaatctggaattggagttatggatggtcgAGAATCACCGCACCAGTACCGGGCATTGAACTCAGCAAGagtgacaagtgctcttaaccaccaaggcAATTCTCCAGGTCCCAAacaagatctttttaaaaatgtttttaaaactatttttaaaattataattatgcaATTTTAAACAAgtgttctctttctttaaaaaaaaatccttttgagccaggtggtggtggtgcacacctttaatcccagcactgaagaggcagaggcagaggcaggtggatctcagtgagtttgaggccagcctggtctacagggtgagttcaggacagccagggctacacagagagaccctgttttgaaaaataaaaatgtttttgatagATAATATAATTGAAAACTGCCTTTAGCATTTTTCAAGAAATGGTACGGTAGTTCTTTTCTTGAGGGAGTATTTTAGTTCTTAGATGATAACTTAGGGTTTTATTAGAAAGCTATGAGCCAGAAGAGTACCAGTACAGTGGTGACAGAGATATCAAACACTTCTCATCCCTGCTTTCTCATTATTTCCCCAAGCTTTCACCCTCTCCAAGCATTATAATGGTGGAAAACCGTGAATAAAAACTTACACAGAGTTTTAAGAATTCACAGAGCCTCTGGCATGGCtgcaaggaaatgaaaaagaacagtTACAGCTCAGTTGATTATTAGGAAACTCTAAGTTTAACTGTGTTTTTCAATGTTCTGAAGAAAACccttttaagaaaacaattacaCGAATTGCTCCAAGACCATGGTATAGAAGAGGAGGGAGTCAGGAGGTAGCTAGTTAAGCAATGTAAACTTGATTCTCCAAATATTAACTCTAGTGAAACCTGTGGGGTTCCTGGGAACATAACACATCATCTCTTCTCCTTGTAGGCCTCCGGCCTCAGGTACTGTGAGAAAGTCTTCTACCACCAAGGTTtaccctcatccccaccccaggctctagctggcctagaattcctgttgtagctcaggctgaccttgaacttcaatcttcctgcctcagtctccctgagtgctgggattacagacccaTGCACCACACTCTTCTCCTCTGTTCAGACTATGAAAGAAGAAGCCACGTGGCAGCTGTCTCCAAGCACAAACCTGAGCTTGCCAAGATGATATTCCAAGTGTCTTCAGGAAAGTGCAAAGCAACAGGAGAAACATCAAGAGGTCACGATCAAAATCCGTGTCAAAGACAACCACTCAAAGTAAATACAAAGAAGCTgggtgttgatggcgcacgcctttaatcccaacactcgggaggcagaggcaggtggatctctgtgagttcgaggccagcctggtctgcagagtgagtgccaggacaggctccaaaacaatacagagaaaccctgtctccaaaacccaaaaattaactaactaactaaataaataaagagttgGCCATCAGCTTTcttagcaaaaaagaaaaaaaaaaaaagaactttaccAATTAACATAAGTCCTCTAAAGGGCGCATATTATGTCCAACTTCAAGAGGGATTTGAATATCATAATAGTGTCTAACAAAACTATGGTGTGAGCCATGACTATGTGAGAGGAAGCACTCTGGTAGAAAATAAAGAtgtgaaacaaaacattttattacttTCTGACTAATTAGTTACTCAACTGACTTCTGtttatttatcttgtgtgtgtgtgtgtgtgtgtgtgtgtgtgtgtgtgtgtgtgtgtgtgtgtgtacagtgggtgcacatgtgtgtggaggcgaAGACACAATCTCAATGGCCATTGCTCATGAATGCTGTCTACCTCATTTGAGGCAGACTCTCTGATTGGCTTGGAGCTCTCTAAACAGGCTAGACTGACTgaccagggagccccagggacccacatgtCTGTTTCCCCAGCACTAGGGTAACAAGTGCGTGCCACTACACCAGGCCTGTTATATGtttcctgaggattgaactcaggccctcacatgGAAAGCACTTTGCTGattgagccatcatctctccagcccctattcttTATTTTGACACATGATAACTATACTTGATTATGGGGTAGAGTGTAATGACtggatacatacatataaatatataatgattAATATTAACATTTCCATAGCCTTAAACACTTTGTTCATGTTAAGGCCCTTCAGACTCCTTGCTAAATTTGTAAATGGAATTTCATGGCTTATATTATACCCTTATATATAAAAGAGAGGCAAGGAAACAAGCTGCCTGTTGAGAGGGGTCATTCACACAGAGGAGGTGAAACAGGCCCTGTGCCTATGATCTTAGCAGCCCTGGGAGATCTGTCCACTGGGGATTCTTGACCCGCAGCCACCGACGCAGAATCCCTAGCTATCCCATCCCCGCATGTGCCTGGTTTTACCTCCAattgtttaggttttttgttttgttttgttttgttttgggggggatttcgaggcagggtttctctgtggttttggaggctgtcctggaactagctcttgtagaccaggctggtctggaactcacagagatccgcctgtctctgcctcctgagagctgggattaaaggcgtgcaccaccaccacctggctgaattTTTACCTTGGGGGAACATGTCTAATTATATTAATATGACTTTATTTGAAAATGCCAACTACTGTCTCTCTAAATCATATCTTTctaaagaggaagggaaggagtgagggaggagaagggaagggtgtTTTACCTTCCAGTTTAAGAAAGGATAGCAGAGAATGATCTTGCCAGGCGATCTTGACACCTGTgaaaacagagaggcagagagcatgGAGACGGAGGGCATCCATAGCGATAATCACAGTCAAAAACCTGGGAAATTAAATTTGACTTCCTTGAAGGATCTGTCTTTTGTTAGGGGAGCGATCCTGGCAGGGTGCAAGATTGGCCTCTCTTGTGTACATACTCAAGAGACACAGAGTAAAGAGAACAATCGAGTAAATCTTAGCTGTGTTAGTCTCAGTTATAAGTCTTCCTAAGACCACAGTGTCTTGTTAAGAAGAGTAAGAAACAACCCTCTCAAGACTGCCAATCATTTAAcgttgtgaagggaccagcttcccttttggcagccataacaaccgAACACATGCTCTAtaaccttgtcttagtcactagaaagtcagatgcctgcctcgagacaaggaaacaatcagaagttatctggtggcactatgctttacgaccctgggtgtgctttacggacaagcacacagcaatgacacacaaagcatagcaaccaccctgggagggcctatgggccataacaaccagttggccaatcaacacagggcaagccctccaaggctggaggcacaccaatcatgagcctgtgtgtacacctagacactccccttacgctgccctataagatctctcgggaggccctaggagctgtcttttgctaaccatccgccatggcggtgggtgaaagacccgagctaacatggcgttagctcgttaaattacaataaagcctcatgcagtttgcagcaagctctcgaatctgactggtgattggggtgaccgcggtcgtggcctgggaccccggatacctgagttttccagggatCTAACAGTTGCAGCCCTTTGACGTAGCATCTGTGTGGGTGTGCTGGGCTGTATTCGCAGCCGCCCTGGGATGCTCATGGTCTGCAGCTTTCAGGTTGGACACACCTGTGACTCTGAGTGACAGTCACTCTCTTTCATCTGCTGTGACAACTTGCAGGCTAGTTACTGTGTCTCTTCCCTCATTGGTGGTCCTCAGCCTGACTGCTAGTTGAAGAGTCAACTGGGAACTTGTGAACCTCCTGACACTTGTCACAAACCCTAGACCATCGAAGCTGGATTTAGGGGAGTGGTACCCAGATGTCAGGACTTTTTGAAGTTTCCCAAGGGAGTCCCGAGGGCAGCCAAGATTGTGAAGCATGGCTGAGCCCTGAGAAGAGCTTCCCATCACTTGTTTTCCTAGAAAGGTCTTTGAAAAATAGGTTGGAAGAGCTACTTACTCATAGGTCCAGAGAAACTCCTAAAATGGAGATGCTGCTTTGCTCCTGGGGTGATCTGCTGTCCTTTTACCAGGACTTAATAGCTAGAAGCTCAGAATGTATACACGAAAGCTCATTTGCAGACATGGACAATAAGAGGTTACTTACTGCTACAGAGTGAGCTGTGAGCACAAGGAAAGCCATCACAATCATCACTTTCATTTTTCAACTTTATCTACAAGTAAAGAAAATGTATGATTGTTGTTAGTAGAGattgagtctcactgtgtagctcaggctggcgaAAAGAAACTCGTGAtgcctcctcctgcttctgttctctgcctgcaggtgtacatgccgACTTGAGTAGTATTTAACTCAAGAAatatggagggactggagagatgattccgtggctaagagcattgactgctcttgccaaggacccaggttcaactccctgCACCCATATACCATCTCACAGACTAtaacccagctccagggaatctgatgtcctcttctggcttcatcGGGCATCAGGCATGTATGTGATACAAagaacacacaaaggaaaaacacccatacacatacaaaatttaaaaaataacataggAGGAGAGATATGTATAGAGCAGGGTGCCAGGTCAGCAGTCACTGAAGTGGGAACCACAGAATTAAAGACAAAAGATTTGGACATTCTGCAGGATGTTACACAATTGGAACATAGATTTTGACTTGCATGTCTTAAGAATAATATATGCTCCTGTGctgctggtgagatggttcaagCCTATAGGCTTAAGTTGAACCCATGGAACACACTGAGTGGAAGGAGACAATTAACTCCTGACCACAAATGATCTGTGGCATAAGTACACCCATTtatgcacgcgcgcacacacacacacacacacacacacacacacacacacacaccaagtaaatgtaaaaaaaaaatgcttgtttattttgtttacttgtttagttttggttttttgtttttgttttcaagacagtgtttctctgtgtagcgctggctgtcctggaacttgctctgtagaccaggctagctttgaactcgcagagatccacc
The Cricetulus griseus strain 17A/GY chromosome 1 unlocalized genomic scaffold, alternate assembly CriGri-PICRH-1.0 chr1_1, whole genome shotgun sequence genome window above contains:
- the LOC100754872 gene encoding uncharacterized protein LOC100754872, whose amino-acid sequence is MKVMIVMAFLVLTAHSVAVSRSPGKIILCYPFLNWKPCQRLCEFLKLCKKPRMNRTTTMVPSFPPTTETGLSLTSGFPAPLTPHRRGDSR